In a genomic window of Hemitrygon akajei unplaced genomic scaffold, sHemAka1.3 Scf000090, whole genome shotgun sequence:
- the LOC140722840 gene encoding retinol-binding protein 1-like isoform X1 yields the protein MPRDYSGTYQLVHQENLDAYLKALDIGLPLRKVVNLLRPTKEVQQDGSHMVIRTLTALRSYTMEFDVGVQFEENLGPIDGRKCQTTVQWDGDRLVCTQLGEKQDRGWTHWLEGDMLHLEMHAEGAVAKQVFQRKT from the exons ATGCCGCGGGATTACTCGGGAACTTACCAACTGGTCCACCAGGAAAACCTGGACGCCTACCTCAAGGCActgg ACATCGGGCTGCCCCTCCGGAAGGTAGTGAACCTGCTTCGACCCACCAAGGAGGTGCAGCAGGACGGGAGTCACATGGTGATCCGCACCCTCACCGCCCTGCGCTCCTACACCATGGAGTTCGACGTGGGCGTCCAGTTCGAGGAGAACCTGGGACCCATCGACGGACGCAAGTGTCAG ACGACTGTGCAGTGGGACGGAGACCGTCTGGTCTGCACGCAGCTCGGTGAGAAGCAGGACCGGGGCTGGACCCACTGGCTGGAGGGAGACATGCTACACCTG GAGATGCACGCCGAGGGGGCCGTCGCCAAGCAGGTGTTCCAGAGGAAGACGTAG
- the LOC140722840 gene encoding retinol-binding protein 1-like isoform X2 → MVIRTLTALRSYTMEFDVGVQFEENLGPIDGRKCQTTVQWDGDRLVCTQLGEKQDRGWTHWLEGDMLHLEMHAEGAVAKQVFQRKT, encoded by the exons ATGGTGATCCGCACCCTCACCGCCCTGCGCTCCTACACCATGGAGTTCGACGTGGGCGTCCAGTTCGAGGAGAACCTGGGACCCATCGACGGACGCAAGTGTCAG ACGACTGTGCAGTGGGACGGAGACCGTCTGGTCTGCACGCAGCTCGGTGAGAAGCAGGACCGGGGCTGGACCCACTGGCTGGAGGGAGACATGCTACACCTG GAGATGCACGCCGAGGGGGCCGTCGCCAAGCAGGTGTTCCAGAGGAAGACGTAG